One Phoenix dactylifera cultivar Barhee BC4 chromosome 8, palm_55x_up_171113_PBpolish2nd_filt_p, whole genome shotgun sequence genomic window carries:
- the LOC103722728 gene encoding protein ECERIFERUM 26-like gives MPAGGRRVTVFAKSTAVSVSPVRPGKTYPLSALDELMGRHTLHLVFYYRPGPTLDREGLKESLSEVLSHYPAVTGRLGRGEDGGWTVKCNDAGVRLLDARASVTLEEWLGSATAEEEMELACWEPMGEDPSIWSPYYIQITEFEDKAFAIGLSCTHMHADPTCAILLVRAWADSHRRASIAYAPFFHPPAFLPRPDPRPDHPLLSLKSSSSALAAAPKMSSATFRFSDLAVKSLLADLQADASPFSALAALFWSRIARASGVPPGPGELTLFVDFRKRMHAPLPHGFYGNALHFSRARADLADGVAHVADHLGRHVAGLQEEEFWAAAEWAYERRRRGEEAFQMYGPELTCLALDHVTAYGAAFEKEGEGGRPAHVSCRVGGADGEGVVVVLPAAEEGAARTVVVTLPEEVAKTICRDDAILRYGPTVMFAGRG, from the exons ATGCCGGCCGGTGGACGGAGAGTGACGGTGTTCGCCAAGTCGACGGCCGTGTCGGTGAGCCCGGTCCGGCCGGGGAAGACGTACCCGCTCTCGGCCTTGGACGAACTGATGGGACGGCACACGCTGCATCTGGTCTTCTACTACCGGCCAGGTCCGACGTTGGACCGGGAAGGGCTCAAGGAGTCGCTGTCGGAGGTGCTGTCGCACTACCCGGCGGTGACGGGCCGCTTGGGTCGAGGGGAGGACGGCGGCTGGACCGTCAAGTGTAACGACGCCGGCGTCAGGTTGCTGGACGCCCGGGCCAGCGTGACCCTGGAGGAGTGGCTCGGCTCGGCAACCGCCGAGGAGGAGATGGAGCTCGCCTGTTGGGAGCCCATGGGGGAGGACCCCTCCATCTGGTCCCCATACTACATTCAG ATAACGGAGTTCGAGGACAAGGCCTTCGCGATTGGGTTGAGCTGCACCCACATGCACGCGGACCCCACCTGCGCCATTCTTCTCGTCCGCGCCTGGGCTGACTCCCACCGCCGCGCCAGCATCGCCTACGCTCCCTTCTTCCACCCCCCGGCCTTCCTCCCCCGccccgacccccgccccgaccACCCCCTCCTCTCCCTCAAATCTTCCTCCTCCGCTCTTGCCGCCGCACCCAAGATGTCCTCCGCCACCTTCCGCTTCTCGGACCTTGCCGTCAAGTCCCTGCTCGCCGACCTCCAGGCCGACGCCTCCCCCTTCTCCGCCCTCGCCGCCCTCTTCTGGTCCCGCATCGCACGTGCCTCCGGCGTGCCGCCGGGACCCGGCGAGCTCACTCTCTTCGTGGACTTCCGGAAGCGCATGCACGCGCCGCTCCCCCACGGGTTCTACGGCAACGCCCTCCACTTCTCCCGCGCCCGCGCCGACCTCGCCGACGGGGTGGCCCACGTGGCGGACCATCTGGGGCGCCACGTGGCGGGGCTGCAGGAGGAGGAGTTCTGGGCGGCGGCGGAGTGGGCTTACgagcggcggcggcgaggggAGGAGGCCTTCCAGATGTACGGGCCGGAGCTCACGTGCTTGGCGTTGGACCACGTGACAGCGTACGGGGCGGCGTTCGAGAAGGAGGGGGAAGGGGGGAGGCCGGCGCACGTGAGCTGTCGGGTGGGCGGGGCGGATGGGGAGGGGGTGGTGGTGGTCTtgccggcggcggaggagggggcGGCGCGGACGGTGGTGGTGACGCTGCCGGAGGAGGTGGCGAAGACGATCTGCCGGGACGACGCCATCCTGCGATACGGGCCCACCGTCATGTTCGCGGGTAGGGGTTAG